TTCTATACGCCAAATATGCCTTCTGAAATTTTGCCATTGCGGAGTAGACATTGACCGCATCTGCTCCTGTCTTTTCATTCTCTTCTACCATTTTGGACACGTTCTTAAGGGTATAAAAATCAAAGCTGTTGGAGGTCCAATTGTATTCATTGTTACCATAATAATTATAATTACACAGATAGTACTGGTTCCATCGGTGGGTCAAAGCAAATGGAGCTTCGTACATATCATTCAAAGTACCATTGAAAATTAATGATGCAGGAGCAGCGGTGGGTTGATTTGGATTCACTGCCAACTCTTCAAAAGTATCCGTGGAGCAATTGCTTAGAAGCACAATCGCCGGAAGGATTAAAATATATTTAAATAGTTTCATGATATTTTATTTTTTTTAATTTATACAATGAATTAAAAAGTGATATTTAGATTGACTCCATATCTTTTAAGGGTAGGAGTCTGTAGATCAGAATAACCCTGACCTGCGGCAAATTGGTCCATATCGATATCGTTATTTCTCGCATCAGAGAAGTACAACAAGTTCCTTCCAATCAGAGAAACAGTAGCAGACTGAAAGAAGGTGTTCTTAAAAATAGTATTAGGTATATTATAACTTAATGTCACCTCCCGTAGTTTGGCATAAGTCCTGTTGATGAGATTAGCCTCTTCAGTAGCATACCATCTGCTGATATAATCCTGAAGGAAGGTAGCTGAAGCATTTGGTTTGAATTGCAGTTCATTATAGTTGGTGATATTACCCAATGCATCTGTCTTGATAGCACCTGAAGTCAACTGCACTCCTTCTCCTACCCAGGACTTTATTCCTTTGTAATCCTGGTACCTGGCCTCACCCATGGCTCCCTCTACTGTTTCAATATTCCTTCCACCCCTGAAAGTTTGTCGCTGAACATAATTGACGATAACCCCTCCTACTCTTCCATCAAATTGGAAATTAAGTCCAAGGTTTTTATATCTGATTTGATTGGACAATCCCCAAATCCAATCCGGATTGAGATAACCCATAAATTGTGGAGTTGGATTGACCAGAGGTCTTCCACTTCCATCATTGATGATCTGTCCATCCTGGGTGCGGAATACTTTTGCTGCATAATATTTATCAGTTCGGTCGCCTATTTTGAGGTATTGGTTAAACACTTCTACTCCCGGATAGATTTCTTTTAATACATCTTTATAGGTAGACCAATTGGCCAGTACATTCCACTCAAAGTTTTTAGTCCTGATTGGCTTGCCTGTCAGGGTGAGTTCTACACCAGTCTTATCCGTTTTGATACCGTTTTGAATCAAACTATTGTACCCGGTCGCTTCACTAACAGGAAGATTGAATATTCTTGGTCCATCCGTACTTTTAAAATAGGTAAAGTCTACTCCCAATCTATTCTGGAAAAATCTAAGGTCACTGCCTAATTCTAATGAAGAACTAAAACTTGGTTCAAGATTGGGATTGGCTATAGAATTTGAATAAAAAGCTGCCGGTTGATTATTGTATCTATTTTGTATGCTATAGGCAGCAGAGTTGATATATTGAGGTCCTCCAAATGGAGTTTGGTAGTCTATGCCATAGCCTGTGACATCTGCCCCGGTAGCCCTGTCCGCTGGCCCAATATTGGTTTGCGTCAAGCCACTACCAACATTTGCATAGGAAGCTCTAAGTTTAGCATAGGGAAGAAAAGAAGGCATTTTGATGGCTTCTGACAAAACAAAACTCAGCGAGGCAGAAGGGTAAAAGAAACTATTGTTGTTGATCGGCAAAGTAGAGTTTTTATCTATCCGACCTGTCAATGACAGATTGAGGATGTTTTTATAACCCAGATCAAGGTAGCTATAGGCTGATGAAACCATCATGTCAGAATCAAAATTGTAAACCCTTCTTGGATTGAGTGAATTATTCAGATTATACCATCCTGGTACATTGAGATAATCCGTAGTAGCATAAGTAGAGGCATATTTGAAGTTCCTGATATTACCTCCCGCCGAAAGATTAAAATTAAAGTCTCTACCCAGGTTGTTTTCATAGGTAAATAATACATCAGAATTATTTTCAAACAAATTTCGGTTATCCTCTCTATAATCTCCTTTGGATTGTTCTCTACCATATGAAGTAGCACTATAGGGAAATTTTTCCGTCCTAAAAAGGTCATAGGTAGTGATCTGGGTACGGCCTGTCACCTTAAAATGATCGCTAAATTCGTAAGTAAGTCCGGCAGTGCCGTAGATATCATTTTTGTAATGCCCTCTTAACCATTCATAGGCTGAAAAATAAGGATTGTTGTAACGTTGGTATTCGGCATATATCTGCTGTAATCCTTCTTTTCCTTCCTGCCAATAATTACGCATATCATTGATATCCCAATCTGAACCTCCCCAGATAATAATATTGTAGATAATACTATTTGGCCCGTATTGTACATCAGGGATATTGGGAGTATACTGCCGATTAAAGTTTAAGTTAGATTCAAATCGCAGTCTTTTTGAAAAATTCAATCCACCACTTAGATTAAAATTAGTACCATTTAATTTTGTATTGGGTACGATTCCTTTTTGATAGGTCTGGGTGCCTGAAAACCGAAGGTCATAGTTTTCACCCGCAGTAGAGATGGCTATATTATTAGTGGATAATAGTCCAGGTCTTAAAAAACGTTGAAGGTTATTGGTACCTCTGGCCACATAAGGTGTGCCTAAGCGCACGCCAGTCACCGGATCCACAGGACTATCATATTGGGGTATTAATTGTCCTTCAAATTTTGGTCCCCAGATGTCATAGTCACCATCGTTGAGACCTCCACCCCTTCCATCCTTAAATGCATATCTTCCATGATCACCAGGACCATATTGATGTTGTACTTTAGGGATCGTCATAAATCCATTTTCTACCATTGTGGAAGAATTAAAATCAACTGAAAATCCACGTTTATCTTTTGTACCTCTTTTTGTAGTGATCTGGATAGCACCAAATTGTCCCCTGGAGCCATATAAGGCGGAGGCATTAGGGCCTTTCAATACGGTGATAGACTCGATATCATCAGGACTGATATTCCAGGTATCAGATTGAATTGGCACTCCATCGACTACATAAAGCACGTTGGAGGACCCCCTCAATAAGATTTGTGGGGCGCCAAGTATTTCAGCGCTTGCACCTACATTCAATCCGGCTACTTTACCCGTAAGCGAGTTGATTGGATTGGGTTCACGGGCTTTGATCAAATCTGATCCTGCTATGGTTTGTACTGCAAACCCCACTTTCGATTTTGATTTTTCTATACCCAAAGCAGTGACTACTACTTCAGTAAGGCCTGATGCACTTTCGGCAAGAATAATATTGACTGGGTTGGCATTATCAATCAGGATGGATTGTGGTTGAAAACCCACATAACTGACTTCGATCGTGGATCCTGGTGTTACATCGATTTCAAATCTTCCATCTACATCTGTTACCCTTCCAATGGAGGTTCCTTTTACCACGATGCTGGCACCGATCAGATCAGACTGATCAGAAGCGGATTTTACAGTACCATGTATGAGCAGCTGAGCCAAAGCTGAAGGGTGTAGGCTGATGAGAGCGAGAGCAAAAATTAAATATTTCATTGTATTAGGAGTTTTTCGTTTTTTAATACGCCACAAACCTAGAGCTACAAAGTATACTGCAAGTATTATTGGTATAAAGTTTAAATGAATTAAATATGTACTTAAGATTAAGCGAAGAGGCTAATGTTAAGCCTAGATTATCAATATGCCTTTTACAAAAAAATAATCCAAAATATTTTGTAAGCCGGATGAATAAATATAAAATCCAGACAAAAGCAAAAAGGTTTTTAACTTTATGAATCAGTAAGGATATGGAAGGAGCATAACATTATTAGCTCTTTGTTTTTTAGAGGTTGAATAGATTATTCGGGCGATGATAAAAAGCAAAAGTTTATCTAACACTTCGAAAGATCGGTTTTGTTCCACACCATTCATAAGAACCAATGATATCAGTTTTTTGCTAGGTTTTGCAGAATAAATATCCCTGATATCCACTAACTTATCTATCTTATGCACTATTTTTGGATATGGATCTCGAATTTGTATTTGGTGCTACTGTAATTGCCTTTGTGATATCGCGATATGTCATGTCCTATTTTGACATAGGTGGGTCCTATCCCCATTATTCTAAAATTGTTAAATATTCCCCCCTAGGCATATTTGGCTTTATGCTGCTCGCCAGCATCCTGGATATCGCCTTGATTGAGCGCACCTATTTCGTGATAGTACTAGGCGTTGCATTATATTTCATCTACCATCTCAGAGACCACAAATCATCGCGTCAGATAGTCTGGGTTTTCTTACCAGGCTTCCTGTCAGGTTTAGTCTCCGAAATTTTCGGATGGATATATGCTTCCAAAGAAGGAGCAGTATTTAATATCATCAATACCGCCAATATTTTTGCGGTGATCTGGATGTTTGGTTTTGGTTTCTACATCTTCCGTCAAAACCGAAAGGAACAAAAAATCAGAAGAAAAGAAGAAGAAGAAAAGCACCTCCTGGAAGCTCAAAAAGCTGAGCTGGAAAGATTGGTCGCAGACAGGACACAAGCTCTGTTGACTCAAAAGGCTGAATTGGAATCCTCCTTAACAGAACTTCAATCTACCCAGGCTCAGCTGATACAAGCTGAAAAAATGGCATCACTCGGTGAGCTGACAGCGGGTATAGCCCATGAGATTCAAAACCCATTAAATTTTGTAAATAATTTTGCAGAGATTAGCAACGAACTGATCGATGAAATGGTTGAAGCGATGACGAACGGTGACCAACAATCCGTCAAGGACATAGCCGGCGATATCCAGGAAAACTTAAAGAAAATAAATCATCACGGGAAAAGAGCAGATTCTATCGTGAAGAATATGCTGCAGCATTCGCGCAAGAGTACCGGACAAAAAGAACCAACCAATCTCAATACTCTGGCGGAGGAATATCTCAGACTATCCTACCATGGATTGCGTGGCAAAGACAAAAGTTTTAATGCCGAGTTTGTTTTCGATCCAGATCCGGATCTACCTGTCGTATCCGTCATACCCCAGGATATCGGTCGCGTGCTATTGAATCTCATCAACAATGCCTTTTACGCAGTAAATAGTAAGTTACATCAAAGTATCGCAGCGACAAGCGAAGAGGAAGGAGCAAAATCAGATCCTGCATTAATAGAATATAGACCCAAAGTAACTGTAAGTACCAAAAAAGTTAAAAACCCACCCCAGGGCGAGTTTATTGAGATTCAAATCAAAGACAATGGGCTCGGCATACCTACTAATATCGTAGATAAAATATTTCAGCCTTTCTTTACCACCAAACCTACAGGTCACGGAACAGGGCTGGGTCTGTCACTGGCATACGACATCCTCAAGGCCCACCAGGGCGATTTGAGCGTAACATCTGAAGAGGGAAAAGGAACTACTTTCTTCATTCGAATACCTATCACCTCATGAGGTCAGTTTGTTTTCTTTCTTTATTACTCTTTACACTTGCATGTGGTGTAAAACCTCCGGTAGAAAAAGGCGATTTCTTACCCACGGATCTTGTAGAACTCACAAGCGTGGACCCATCACTAAAATTGGATATCCGCTATGCGACATCTAATAATTTTATTGGCAGACCCGTCTACTCCGAAGCGAGGGCATTTCTTCAACGGGATGCCGCCATGGCATTGAAAGACGCTCATATCGCCTTAAAGGCACAGGGGCTCGGCCTGCTGATCTTCGATGGTTATAGGCCATGGAGCATCACCAAACTGTTTTGGGACAGAACTCCTAAGGATAAAAAAATATTTGTAGCTGATCCAAAAAAAGGATCCCGTCACAACCGCGGATGTGCCATAGACTTATCACTGTATGATCTTAATACTGGTGTGGAAATAGAGATGACCGGTGCTTATGATGAGATGAGTGATCGTTCATATCCAGATTATAAAGGAGGCACCGAAAAGCAACGGCAGATGAGGGATATACTCAGAAAGGCTATGGAGTCCGTAGGCTATACCGTCTATGAATATGAGTGGTGGCACTTTGATTATAAAGATTGGAGGCAGTATCGAATCGGCAATCAGGCTTTTAATGAAATAAACTGATACGATGATCACCTGGGCTGACTTTGAAAAAATTGATATTAGAGTGGGTACCATCCTCGAAGCAAAAGAATTTCCTAAAGCTAAAAATCCTGCCTATCAATTGACGATAGACTTTGGTGAATTGGGGATCAAAAAAAGCTCGGCTCAGATCACTCAATTGTATGACAAGGCTGCTTTGATCGATACCCAAGTCATCGCAGTGGTCAATTTTCCACCAAAACAGATTGCCAACTTTATATCAGATTGCCTGGTGCTTGGGGTCATCGGAGCGGACAAAAAAATCGTCCTGCTCAAACCCGATGCCCGAGTAACTAACGGCCAAAAAATAGGCTGATAAAACAAAGATGTTGAAAAGCAATAAAGGCAATGTCAGACCATGTACCTGATCTCAAGTGCCTGGTCATCTGCTCTATTTATATGCAATGCCTGCGTCTCCAAGTTTTTTAATTCACTTCTTCTCACCCAGCCTATCGATTCTTTACCTATGACATAAATCCATTCACCTACTTCCTGGATGACACCCAGCCAGGTGCCTTTAACGATCGATTTGAGTATGGGCGCAGTCTCATTGGGAGTACTGCGTACGAGCGCTCCTACTGAAATTGCGTGCCACAAGATTTTGTTCATCATACCTTATAGTTTAAAATGTTAGGTAAAAATCTTCATCAAATATTATCGTTTTGCTTATTAAACGCTGAGTTATTAGACTAATATTAGTTTTTAGTGGACATTTAACTTTATTATAGCCATTTAAAAATCACTTCAACTCTCTTCAATCGCGCTATCTATATAACGCTACTTATCTATATACGGTTGGTTTGGAGGTTTGGATTCATCATTTGCAAATAAGTTAATTTTTTCCTAATATACGAAAATATTCGTACGATTACTTGACTTCTGTTCCTTTTATTCGCTATCATTGCAATACGAAATCATTCGTATAACATAAACTGATAATTGTCGATTTGTAAACTCAATATAGCCTGATGAAAAAACTAATCAAACCTACGGAATCCGAACTCTCCATCCTGCAGATCCTCTGGCAATACGGCCCATTGTCAGTCAGGACAGTCAACGAAATGCTGGCAGCCCAACAGCATGAAGAAATAGGCTATACCACCACTCTAAAAATCATGCAGATCATGACCGACAAAGGATTGGTCAAAAGAAACACCAATCAAAGAAGTCATATATACGAGCCTGTCGTCAAAGAAAATGAAACCCAGCAAAACCTGCTATCAGAATTTCTGGATGCCACCTACAGAGGCTCTGCCTCTACCCTGGTGATGCAGGCCCTCGGGCAACACAAAAGCAGCAAAGAAGAGCTGCAGCAGATCAAAGAGTTTATAGCCAATCTTGAATCAAAAAAATAAAACTTCCATATTATCATGATACTTTCATCACTCTCTCAGCAACAGGATCTATTACAAGCATGGGTGTGGGCTATGATTCATTCAGCATGGATCGGGATTACATTGGCTGGCTTATATTTCTTGTATTTAAATTATTTCCCCCGATCCAGACCCAGTGTGAAGTACAAAGTAGGTCTTAGCCTATTTATGCTTTTGCCGATAGGAAGCCTGATAGCATTTATACTCCACCTACCTTCCGTCAGCAATGCTCCTGTCCTGGCCACCGCTGACCCAAACCCTTCGGGAGTTACAGAAGCATGGTCTACGATTTCTTCTAAAGCACCTTCCCTTGCAAGTCAGATTCCATTCTTTCAGGGTATAGAGATGTACATACCTTCATTGTTTGGGGTTTGGTGTCTCGGGGTCATTATATTAAGTATCCGGATGAGCTTAGGATATAGGGAAGTATACAGGTTACGATCAATGTCCAATCCAATCCCTGTGCCTGGCATCAATCAACTATTCGATCGATTGATTGTAAAGTCCGGAGTCAAACAAAATATTAGGCTAGCGACTAGTCACCTTATCGATATGCCTGCCACCATAGGCTATCTCAAACCTATCATCTTATTGCCTGTCAGCCTGATCAATCAATTGAGTACGGAAGAAGCTTATGCTATCCTGGCTCATGAACTCGCTCATATCATCCGCAAAGATTATCTTCAAAATATTCTGATCTCCATGACAGAGATCCTATTTTTCTTTCATCCATCAGTGTGGTGGTTTTCAACTACCATCAAAAGCCTCCGGGAGCAATGCTGTGATGATCTTGCACTCGAACTGGGAGCAGAACCTATGGCGCTCTCAAAAGCCCTGGTACAACTGGAAGAACATGCTCCTGCGCCTTTATTTGCCATGGCCTTTTCACACAAAAAACAATTATTTTATAGAATTCAAAGACTTTTTAATATGCAAACCAAAAACGAATATTCCATTAGTCGCACTCAGGCACCCATGCTTATTTGTAGCCTGGCTTTGATCTGGATCCTCAGCAATCTGTGGACACCCATTATAGCCAACAATGTAAAAATACCTTTGGCCAAATCTTTTGTCTGGGAGGTTCCAACCAAAACGGTTGCGGTAGCTCCATCAGACACTACCAAGCCAAAGTCGAAAATTGAAAAAATCTCAAAGGATAATGGCAAGCAAAAAATAGAACTTCAACTCAAAGACAAAGAAATCACCGAATTGAAAGTAGATGATAAAATTATTCCACCGGCTGAATATAA
The window above is part of the Saprospiraceae bacterium genome. Proteins encoded here:
- a CDS encoding histidine kinase, with the protein product MSYFDIGGSYPHYSKIVKYSPLGIFGFMLLASILDIALIERTYFVIVLGVALYFIYHLRDHKSSRQIVWVFLPGFLSGLVSEIFGWIYASKEGAVFNIINTANIFAVIWMFGFGFYIFRQNRKEQKIRRKEEEEKHLLEAQKAELERLVADRTQALLTQKAELESSLTELQSTQAQLIQAEKMASLGELTAGIAHEIQNPLNFVNNFAEISNELIDEMVEAMTNGDQQSVKDIAGDIQENLKKINHHGKRADSIVKNMLQHSRKSTGQKEPTNLNTLAEEYLRLSYHGLRGKDKSFNAEFVFDPDPDLPVVSVIPQDIGRVLLNLINNAFYAVNSKLHQSIAATSEEEGAKSDPALIEYRPKVTVSTKKVKNPPQGEFIEIQIKDNGLGIPTNIVDKIFQPFFTTKPTGHGTGLGLSLAYDILKAHQGDLSVTSEEGKGTTFFIRIPITS
- a CDS encoding SH3 domain-containing protein, with protein sequence MMNKILWHAISVGALVRSTPNETAPILKSIVKGTWLGVIQEVGEWIYVIGKESIGWVRRSELKNLETQALHINRADDQALEIRYMV
- a CDS encoding BlaI/MecI/CopY family transcriptional regulator, translating into MKKLIKPTESELSILQILWQYGPLSVRTVNEMLAAQQHEEIGYTTTLKIMQIMTDKGLVKRNTNQRSHIYEPVVKENETQQNLLSEFLDATYRGSASTLVMQALGQHKSSKEELQQIKEFIANLESKK
- a CDS encoding M15 family metallopeptidase is translated as MRSVCFLSLLLFTLACGVKPPVEKGDFLPTDLVELTSVDPSLKLDIRYATSNNFIGRPVYSEARAFLQRDAAMALKDAHIALKAQGLGLLIFDGYRPWSITKLFWDRTPKDKKIFVADPKKGSRHNRGCAIDLSLYDLNTGVEIEMTGAYDEMSDRSYPDYKGGTEKQRQMRDILRKAMESVGYTVYEYEWWHFDYKDWRQYRIGNQAFNEIN
- a CDS encoding M56 family metallopeptidase, which encodes MILSSLSQQQDLLQAWVWAMIHSAWIGITLAGLYFLYLNYFPRSRPSVKYKVGLSLFMLLPIGSLIAFILHLPSVSNAPVLATADPNPSGVTEAWSTISSKAPSLASQIPFFQGIEMYIPSLFGVWCLGVIILSIRMSLGYREVYRLRSMSNPIPVPGINQLFDRLIVKSGVKQNIRLATSHLIDMPATIGYLKPIILLPVSLINQLSTEEAYAILAHELAHIIRKDYLQNILISMTEILFFFHPSVWWFSTTIKSLREQCCDDLALELGAEPMALSKALVQLEEHAPAPLFAMAFSHKKQLFYRIQRLFNMQTKNEYSISRTQAPMLICSLALIWILSNLWTPIIANNVKIPLAKSFVWEVPTKTVAVAPSDTTKPKSKIEKISKDNGKQKIELQLKDKEITELKVDDKIIPPAEYNTYAEEMESLKKELKEIDMPARVKDKPRDFEPRDYEYNFAPRVFNFGENRIKSDIDEMHVKVQPKVRIKSGAGGNTFYFDDGRDGPKIYGLGRGMFPGRDNDPINWVIEGDSSDLKIAGDKLIIKDEHGDVIIDFSDDFRGLGNNLYGLDHLKGLKSLRDISELKKLYSEDMMNKLERAKMLDNDRLLWSKEKSDKYMEHSRKLLDDAQSHQKELLDKMQWKLADDMDARKFFKDGQGFNLLSGKGKLDQIIQDKLVDDHIIKSGDKYEFKINEKDLRINGKKQDQKTYNEFKALIEEKTGFELKENTSFTFSGSGKKD
- a CDS encoding SusC/RagA family TonB-linked outer membrane protein, whose amino-acid sequence is MKYLIFALALISLHPSALAQLLIHGTVKSASDQSDLIGASIVVKGTSIGRVTDVDGRFEIDVTPGSTIEVSYVGFQPQSILIDNANPVNIILAESASGLTEVVVTALGIEKSKSKVGFAVQTIAGSDLIKAREPNPINSLTGKVAGLNVGASAEILGAPQILLRGSSNVLYVVDGVPIQSDTWNISPDDIESITVLKGPNASALYGSRGQFGAIQITTKRGTKDKRGFSVDFNSSTMVENGFMTIPKVQHQYGPGDHGRYAFKDGRGGGLNDGDYDIWGPKFEGQLIPQYDSPVDPVTGVRLGTPYVARGTNNLQRFLRPGLLSTNNIAISTAGENYDLRFSGTQTYQKGIVPNTKLNGTNFNLSGGLNFSKRLRFESNLNFNRQYTPNIPDVQYGPNSIIYNIIIWGGSDWDINDMRNYWQEGKEGLQQIYAEYQRYNNPYFSAYEWLRGHYKNDIYGTAGLTYEFSDHFKVTGRTQITTYDLFRTEKFPYSATSYGREQSKGDYREDNRNLFENNSDVLFTYENNLGRDFNFNLSAGGNIRNFKYASTYATTDYLNVPGWYNLNNSLNPRRVYNFDSDMMVSSAYSYLDLGYKNILNLSLTGRIDKNSTLPINNNSFFYPSASLSFVLSEAIKMPSFLPYAKLRASYANVGSGLTQTNIGPADRATGADVTGYGIDYQTPFGGPQYINSAAYSIQNRYNNQPAAFYSNSIANPNLEPSFSSSLELGSDLRFFQNRLGVDFTYFKSTDGPRIFNLPVSEATGYNSLIQNGIKTDKTGVELTLTGKPIRTKNFEWNVLANWSTYKDVLKEIYPGVEVFNQYLKIGDRTDKYYAAKVFRTQDGQIINDGSGRPLVNPTPQFMGYLNPDWIWGLSNQIRYKNLGLNFQFDGRVGGVIVNYVQRQTFRGGRNIETVEGAMGEARYQDYKGIKSWVGEGVQLTSGAIKTDALGNITNYNELQFKPNASATFLQDYISRWYATEEANLINRTYAKLREVTLSYNIPNTIFKNTFFQSATVSLIGRNLLYFSDARNNDIDMDQFAAGQGYSDLQTPTLKRYGVNLNITF
- a CDS encoding tRNA-binding protein; the encoded protein is MITWADFEKIDIRVGTILEAKEFPKAKNPAYQLTIDFGELGIKKSSAQITQLYDKAALIDTQVIAVVNFPPKQIANFISDCLVLGVIGADKKIVLLKPDARVTNGQKIG